From the genome of Candidatus Hydrogenedentota bacterium:
CGGGGCGCGCCGTCCGCGCCTGACTTCCATACCCATCCGGCAATTTGCTTCCTAAACGTAGAATAACTAGTATTCGTCTTTTTGTCGGGCTCAGCGCTTGAACCGGGGCAGGTCCCGGTGTAGAATACATCCATCTTGTCCCCTGAGGCATTTCAGCCGGTCTTCCCAACGAGAGAGGTGTTGCATGCAGACTGCGGACCGCTTGAAGAAGGTGCCGCCGTACCTGTTCATGACCTTGCGCAACAAGATCAATGAGGCGCGGGCGCAGGGCGTCGATGTGGTCAGCCTGGCAATCGGCGACCCCGTGGACCCGACGCCGCAGCGGGTCATTGACCGGCTTTGCGCCAGCGCGCAGGATCCGGCGAACCACCGGTACCCGACCGACGAAGAGTGGGGCATGCTGGCCTTTCGCGAGGCGATTGCCCGGTGGTACCAGCGCCGTTTCGGGGTGGTTTTGGACCCGAAAAAGGAAATCGTGGCGCTGATTGGCTCGAAAGAAGGGTGCCACCACTTCGCCTTGGGTGTGATTAACCCCGGTGACCTCGTACTGGTCACGGACCCGGGTTACCCCGGTTACCGGCCCAGCATCTGGTTCGTGGGCGCTGAACCGCATCCGGTCCCGATGCGCGAGACCAATGACTATCTTGTCGACTTTTCGCAAATCCCTTCCGATGTGGCGAAGCGCGCCCGCGCGTTTTACCTGAATTATCCGAACAATCCGACGGGCGCGGTAGCGACGCGGTCCTTTCTGAACGACCTCGTGGCGTTCGCGAAGGCGTACGATATCGTCATCTGCTACGACAATCCCTACGCCGAGGTGGTTTTCGGCGTCGAGCGGCTCAGTTTTCT
Proteins encoded in this window:
- a CDS encoding LL-diaminopimelate aminotransferase gives rise to the protein MQTADRLKKVPPYLFMTLRNKINEARAQGVDVVSLAIGDPVDPTPQRVIDRLCASAQDPANHRYPTDEEWGMLAFREAIARWYQRRFGVVLDPKKEIVALIGSKEGCHHFALGVINPGDLVLVTDPGYPGYRPSIWFVGAEPHPVPMRETNDYLVDFSQIPSDVAKRARAFYLNYPNNPTGAVATRSFLNDLVAFAKAYDIVICYDNPYAEVVFGVERLSFLAAEGAREVGVELNSLSKPYNMTGWRIGMACGNPDVIKAIATSKANTDSGVFNAVQYAGIEALDHCDDFIAHMLAVYGRRREKTLAVLSELGWPRPAPPGTFYLWVRVPDGHTSASFCEFLFERCAVVAAPGAAYGQYGEGYVRFSLTVEDHRLDEALQRMRAQLPRQRF